In one window of Thermus aquaticus DNA:
- the rpoC gene encoding DNA-directed RNA polymerase subunit beta', translating to MKKEVRKVRIALASPEKIRSWSYGEVEKPETINYRTLKPERDGLFDERIFGPIKDYECACGKYKRQRFEGKVCERCGVEVTRSIVRRYRMGHIELATPAAHIWFVKDVPSKIGTLLDLSATELEQVLYFNKYIVLDPKGAVLDGVPVEKRQLLTDEEYRELRYGKQETYPLPAGVDALVKDGEEVVKGQELAPGVVSRMDGVALYRFPRRVRVDYLRKERAALRIPLSAWVEKEAYRPGEVLAELSEPYLFRAEESGVVELKDLAEGHLIYLRQEEEVVARYFLPAGMTPLVVEGEIVEVGQPLAEGKGLLRLPRHMTAKEVEAEEEGDSVHLTLFLEWTEPKDYKVAPHMNVIVPEGAKVQAGEKIVAAIDPEEEVIAEAEGVVHLHEPASILVVKARVYPFEDDVEVTTGDRVAPGDVLADGGKVKSEIYGRVEVDLVRNVVRVVESYDIDARMGAEAIQELLKELDLEKLERELLEEMKHPSRARRAKARKRLEVVRAFLDSGNRPEWMILEAVPVLPPDLRPMVQVDGGRFATSDLNDLYRRLINRNNRLKKLLAQGAPEIIIRNEKRMLQEAVDAVIDNGRRGSPVTNPGSERPLRSLTDILSGKQGRFRQNLLGKRVDYSGRSVIVVGPQLKLHQCGLPKRMALELFKPFLLKKMEEKGIAPNVKAARRMLERQRDIKDEVWDALEEVIHGKVVLLNRAPTLHRLGIQAFQPVLVEGQSIQLHPLVCEAFNADFDGDQMAVHVPLSSFAQAEARIQMLSAHNLLSPASGEPLAKPSRDIILGLYYITQVRKEKKGAGMAFATPEEALAAYERGEVALNAPIVVAGRETSVGRLKFVFANPDEALLAVAHGLLDLQDVVTVRYLGRRLETSPGRILFARIVGEAVGDEKVAQELIQMDVPQEKNSLKDLVYQAFLRLGMEKTARLLDALKYYGFTLSTTSGITIGIDDAVIPEEKQRYLEEADRKLRQIEQAYEMGFLTDRERYDQVIQLWTETTEKVTQAVFKNFEENYPFNPLYVMAQSGARGNPQQIRQLCGMRGLMQKPSGETFEVPVRSSFREGLTVLEYFISSHGARKGGADTALRTADSGYLTRKLVDVAHEIVVREADCGTTNYISVPLFQMDEVTRTLRLRKRSDIESGLYGRVLAREVEALGRRLEEGRYLSLEDVHFLIKAAEAGEVREVPVRSPLTCQTRYGVCQKCYGYDLSMARPVSIGEAVGVVAAESIGEPGTQLTMRTFHTGGVAVGTDITQGLPRVIELFEARRPKAKAVISEIDGVVRIEEGEDRLSVFVESEGFSKEYKLPKDARLLVKDGDYVEAGQPLTRGAIDPHQLLEAKGPEAVERYLVDEIQKVYRAQGVKLHDKHIEIVVRQMLKYVEVTDPGDSRLLEGQVLEKWDVEALNERLIAEGKVPVAWKPLLMGVTKSALSTKSWLSAASFQNTTHVLTEAAIAGKKDELIGLKENVILGRLIPAGTGSDFVRFTQVVDQRTLKAIEEARKEAVEAKEKEAPRRPVRREQPGKGL from the coding sequence ATGAAAAAGGAAGTCCGCAAGGTCCGCATCGCCCTGGCCTCCCCCGAGAAGATCCGCTCCTGGAGCTACGGGGAGGTGGAGAAGCCCGAGACCATCAACTACCGCACCCTGAAGCCCGAGCGGGACGGGCTCTTTGACGAGCGCATCTTCGGCCCCATCAAGGACTACGAGTGCGCCTGCGGCAAGTACAAGCGCCAGCGCTTTGAGGGCAAGGTCTGCGAGCGGTGCGGGGTGGAGGTGACGAGGAGCATCGTCCGCCGCTACCGCATGGGCCACATTGAGCTGGCCACCCCCGCCGCCCACATCTGGTTCGTCAAGGACGTGCCCTCCAAGATCGGCACCCTCCTGGACCTCTCCGCCACCGAGCTGGAGCAGGTCCTCTACTTCAACAAGTACATCGTCCTGGACCCCAAGGGGGCCGTCCTGGACGGGGTGCCGGTGGAAAAGCGCCAGCTCCTCACCGACGAGGAGTACCGGGAGCTCCGCTACGGCAAGCAGGAGACCTACCCCCTGCCCGCCGGGGTGGATGCCCTGGTCAAGGACGGGGAAGAGGTGGTGAAGGGCCAGGAGCTGGCCCCCGGCGTGGTGAGCCGCATGGACGGCGTGGCTCTCTACCGCTTCCCCCGCCGGGTGCGGGTGGACTACCTGAGGAAGGAGCGGGCCGCCCTCAGGATCCCCCTTTCCGCCTGGGTGGAGAAGGAGGCCTACCGGCCCGGGGAGGTCCTGGCGGAGCTATCTGAGCCCTACCTCTTCCGGGCCGAGGAGAGCGGGGTGGTGGAGCTCAAGGATCTCGCCGAGGGCCACCTCATCTACCTGCGCCAGGAGGAGGAGGTGGTGGCCCGCTACTTCCTCCCCGCGGGCATGACTCCCCTGGTGGTGGAGGGGGAGATCGTGGAGGTGGGCCAGCCTCTGGCCGAGGGGAAGGGGCTATTGCGCCTGCCCCGCCACATGACGGCCAAGGAGGTGGAGGCCGAGGAGGAAGGGGACAGCGTCCACCTCACCCTGTTCCTGGAGTGGACCGAGCCCAAGGACTACAAGGTGGCCCCCCACATGAACGTCATCGTCCCCGAGGGGGCCAAGGTGCAGGCGGGGGAGAAGATCGTGGCCGCCATTGACCCCGAGGAGGAGGTCATCGCCGAGGCCGAGGGGGTGGTCCACCTGCACGAGCCCGCCAGCATCCTGGTGGTCAAGGCCCGGGTCTACCCCTTTGAGGACGACGTGGAGGTGACCACCGGGGACCGGGTGGCCCCCGGGGACGTCCTGGCCGACGGGGGCAAGGTCAAGAGCGAGATCTACGGCCGGGTGGAGGTGGACCTGGTCCGCAATGTGGTGCGGGTGGTGGAGTCCTACGACATAGACGCCCGCATGGGGGCCGAGGCCATCCAGGAGCTCCTCAAGGAGCTGGACCTGGAGAAGCTGGAGAGGGAGCTTTTGGAGGAGATGAAGCACCCCTCCCGGGCCCGGCGGGCCAAGGCCAGGAAGCGGCTGGAGGTGGTGCGGGCCTTCCTGGACTCCGGCAACCGCCCGGAGTGGATGATCCTGGAGGCCGTCCCCGTCCTGCCCCCGGACCTCCGCCCCATGGTCCAGGTGGACGGGGGGCGGTTCGCCACCAGCGACCTCAACGACCTCTACCGCCGCCTCATCAACCGCAACAACCGCTTGAAGAAGCTCCTGGCCCAGGGGGCCCCCGAGATCATCATCCGCAACGAGAAGCGCATGCTCCAGGAGGCGGTGGACGCCGTCATAGACAACGGCCGCCGGGGCAGCCCCGTCACCAACCCCGGCTCCGAGCGCCCCCTCCGCAGCCTCACCGACATCCTCTCCGGCAAGCAGGGCCGCTTCCGCCAGAACCTTCTGGGCAAACGGGTGGACTACTCGGGCCGGAGCGTGATCGTGGTGGGGCCCCAGCTCAAGCTCCACCAGTGCGGCCTGCCCAAGCGCATGGCCCTGGAGCTCTTCAAGCCCTTCCTCCTCAAGAAGATGGAGGAGAAGGGCATCGCCCCCAACGTGAAGGCGGCCAGGCGCATGCTGGAGCGCCAGCGGGACATCAAGGACGAGGTGTGGGACGCCCTCGAGGAGGTCATCCACGGCAAGGTGGTCCTCCTGAACCGGGCCCCTACCCTGCATCGCCTGGGGATCCAGGCCTTCCAGCCCGTTTTGGTGGAGGGGCAGTCCATCCAGCTCCACCCCCTGGTCTGCGAGGCCTTCAACGCCGACTTTGACGGGGACCAGATGGCCGTCCACGTCCCCCTTTCCTCCTTCGCCCAGGCCGAGGCCCGGATCCAGATGCTCTCCGCCCACAACCTTCTCTCCCCGGCCTCGGGGGAGCCCCTGGCCAAGCCCAGCCGGGACATCATCCTGGGCCTTTACTACATCACCCAGGTGCGAAAGGAGAAGAAGGGAGCCGGCATGGCCTTCGCTACCCCCGAGGAGGCTTTGGCGGCTTACGAAAGGGGCGAGGTGGCCCTGAACGCCCCCATCGTGGTGGCGGGCAGGGAGACCAGCGTGGGCCGCTTGAAGTTCGTCTTCGCCAACCCCGACGAGGCCCTTCTGGCGGTGGCCCACGGGCTTTTGGACCTCCAGGACGTGGTCACCGTCCGCTACCTGGGCAGGCGGCTGGAGACGAGCCCGGGGCGGATCCTCTTCGCCCGCATCGTGGGCGAGGCCGTGGGGGACGAAAAGGTGGCCCAGGAGCTCATCCAGATGGACGTCCCCCAGGAGAAGAACTCCCTCAAGGACCTGGTCTACCAGGCCTTCCTGCGCCTGGGCATGGAGAAGACCGCCCGCCTCCTGGACGCCCTCAAGTACTACGGTTTCACCCTCTCCACCACCAGCGGCATCACCATCGGCATTGACGATGCCGTGATCCCCGAGGAGAAGCAGAGGTACCTGGAGGAAGCCGACCGGAAGCTCCGCCAGATTGAGCAGGCCTACGAGATGGGCTTCCTCACCGACCGGGAGCGGTACGACCAGGTGATCCAGCTTTGGACGGAGACCACGGAGAAGGTGACCCAGGCGGTCTTCAAGAACTTTGAGGAGAACTACCCCTTCAACCCCCTCTACGTCATGGCCCAGTCCGGGGCCCGGGGTAACCCGCAGCAGATCCGCCAGCTCTGCGGCATGCGGGGCCTGATGCAAAAGCCCTCGGGGGAGACCTTTGAGGTGCCGGTGCGCTCCTCCTTCCGCGAGGGCCTCACCGTCTTGGAGTACTTCATCAGTAGCCACGGGGCCAGGAAGGGCGGGGCGGACACCGCGCTCCGCACCGCCGACTCCGGCTACCTGACCCGGAAGCTGGTGGATGTGGCCCACGAGATCGTGGTGCGGGAGGCGGACTGCGGCACCACCAACTACATCTCCGTCCCCCTCTTCCAGATGGACGAGGTGACCCGCACCCTGCGCCTCAGGAAGCGCTCGGACATAGAGTCCGGCCTCTACGGCCGGGTCCTGGCCCGGGAGGTGGAGGCTCTGGGCCGCAGGCTGGAGGAGGGGCGCTACCTCTCCCTCGAGGACGTCCACTTCCTCATCAAGGCGGCGGAGGCGGGGGAGGTGCGGGAGGTTCCCGTGAGGAGCCCCCTCACCTGCCAGACCCGTTACGGGGTCTGCCAGAAGTGCTACGGCTACGACCTGTCCATGGCCCGCCCCGTGTCCATCGGGGAGGCCGTGGGCGTAGTGGCCGCCGAGTCCATCGGCGAGCCCGGCACCCAGCTCACCATGCGCACCTTCCACACCGGGGGCGTGGCGGTGGGCACCGACATCACCCAGGGTCTTCCCCGGGTCATTGAGCTCTTTGAGGCCCGCCGCCCCAAGGCCAAGGCGGTCATCTCCGAGATTGACGGCGTGGTGCGCATTGAGGAAGGCGAGGACCGGCTCTCGGTCTTCGTGGAGTCCGAGGGCTTCTCCAAGGAGTACAAGCTCCCCAAGGACGCCCGCCTTTTGGTCAAGGACGGGGACTACGTGGAGGCGGGCCAGCCCCTGACCCGCGGGGCCATTGACCCCCACCAGCTTTTGGAGGCCAAGGGTCCCGAGGCGGTGGAGCGCTACCTGGTGGACGAGATCCAGAAGGTCTACCGGGCCCAGGGCGTGAAGCTCCACGACAAGCACATTGAGATCGTGGTGCGGCAGATGCTCAAGTACGTGGAGGTCACCGACCCCGGGGATAGCCGCCTTTTGGAGGGCCAGGTCCTGGAGAAGTGGGACGTGGAGGCCCTGAACGAGCGCCTGATCGCCGAGGGCAAGGTGCCCGTGGCCTGGAAGCCCCTCCTCATGGGGGTCACCAAGAGCGCCCTCTCCACCAAGAGCTGGCTCTCCGCCGCCAGCTTCCAGAACACCACCCACGTCCTCACTGAGGCGGCCATCGCCGGCAAGAAGGACGAGCTCATCGGCCTCAAGGAGAACGTGATCCTGGGTCGCCTGATCCCTGCGGGCACGGGCTCCGACTTCGTCCGCTTCACCCAGGTGGTGGACCAGAGGACCCTGAAGGCCATTGAGGAGGCCCGCAAGGAGGCGGTGGAGGCCAAGGAGAAGGAGGCTCCCCGCCGCCCCGTGCGCCGGGAGCAGCCGGGGAAGGGCCTTTAG
- a CDS encoding DNA-directed RNA polymerase subunit beta has translation MEIKRFGRIREVIPLPPLTEIQVESYKKALQADVPPEKRENVGIQAAFKETFPIEEGDKGKGGLVLDFLEYRIGDPPFSQDECREKDLTYQAPLYARLQLIHKDTGLIKEDEVFLGHLPLMTEDGSFIINGADRVIVSQIHRSPGVYFTPDPARPGRYIASIIPLPKRGPWIDLEVEASGVVTMKVNKRKFPLVLLLRVLGYDQETLVRELSAYGDLVQGLLDEAVLAMRPEEAMVRLFTLLRPGDPPKKDKALAYLFGLLADPKRYDLGEAGRYKAEEKLGVGLSGRTLVRFEDGEFKDEVFLPTLRYLFALTAGVPGHEVDDIDHLGNRRIRTVGELMADQFRVGLARLARGVRERMVMGSPDTLTPAKLVNSRPLEAALREFFSRSQLSQFKDETNPLSSLRHKRRISALGPGGLTRERAGFDVRDVHRTHYGRICPVETPEGANIGLITSLAAYARVDALGFIRTPYRRVKNGVVTEEVVYMTASEEDRYTIAQANTPLEGDRIATDRVVARRRGEPVIVAPEEVEFMDVSPKQVFSLNTNLIPFLEHDDANRALMGSNMQTQAVPLIRAQAPVVMTGLEERVVRDSLAALYAEEDGEVVKVDGTRIAVRYEDGRLVEHPLRRYARSNQGTAFDQRPRVRVGQRVKKGDLLADGPASEEGFLALGQNVLVAIMPFDGYNFEDAIVISEELLKRDFYTSIHIERYEIEARDTKLGPERITRDIPHLSEAALRDLDEEGIVRIGAEVKPGDILVGRTSFKGEQEPSPEERLLRSIFGEKARDVKDTSLRVPPGEGGIVVGRLRLRRGDPGVELKPGVREVVRVFVAQKRKLQVGDKLANRHGNKGVVAKILPVEDMPHLPDGTPVDVILNPLGVPSRMNLGQILETHLGLAGYFLGQRYISPVFDGATEPEIKELLAEAFNLYFGKRQGEGFGVDKREKEVLARAEKLGLVSPGKSPEEQLKELFVQGKVVLYDGRTGEPFEGPIVVGQMFIMKLYHMVEDKMHARSTGPYSLITQQPLGGKAQFGGQRFGEMEVWALEAYGAAHTLQEMLTIKSDDIEGRNAAYEAIIKGEDVPEPSVPESFRVLVKELQALALDVQTLDEKDNPVDIFEGLASKR, from the coding sequence ATGGAGATTAAGCGGTTCGGTCGCATCCGAGAGGTCATTCCCCTTCCCCCCCTTACGGAAATCCAGGTGGAGTCCTATAAGAAGGCGCTCCAGGCGGACGTTCCCCCTGAAAAGCGGGAGAACGTGGGCATCCAGGCCGCCTTCAAGGAGACCTTCCCTATAGAGGAGGGGGACAAGGGCAAGGGTGGTCTGGTTCTGGACTTCCTGGAGTACCGCATCGGCGACCCCCCCTTCTCCCAGGACGAGTGCCGGGAGAAGGACCTCACCTACCAGGCTCCCCTTTACGCCCGGCTCCAGCTCATCCACAAGGACACCGGGCTCATCAAGGAGGACGAGGTCTTCCTGGGCCACCTGCCCCTGATGACCGAGGACGGCTCCTTCATCATCAACGGGGCCGACCGGGTCATCGTCTCCCAGATCCACCGCTCCCCCGGGGTCTACTTCACCCCCGACCCCGCCCGCCCCGGCAGGTACATCGCCAGCATCATCCCCCTGCCCAAGCGGGGGCCCTGGATTGACCTCGAGGTGGAGGCCAGCGGCGTGGTGACCATGAAGGTCAACAAGCGCAAGTTCCCCCTGGTCCTCCTCCTCAGGGTCCTGGGCTACGACCAGGAGACCCTGGTGCGGGAGCTTTCCGCCTACGGGGACCTGGTCCAGGGCCTCCTGGACGAGGCGGTTTTGGCCATGCGCCCCGAGGAGGCCATGGTCCGCCTGTTCACCCTCCTCCGCCCCGGTGACCCCCCCAAGAAGGACAAGGCCCTGGCCTACCTCTTTGGCCTTCTGGCCGACCCCAAGCGCTACGACCTGGGAGAGGCGGGCCGCTACAAGGCAGAGGAGAAGCTGGGCGTGGGCCTTTCGGGGCGCACCCTGGTCCGGTTTGAGGACGGCGAGTTCAAGGACGAGGTCTTCCTGCCCACGCTCCGCTACCTCTTCGCCCTAACGGCCGGGGTTCCCGGCCACGAGGTGGACGACATTGACCACCTGGGCAACCGGCGAATCCGCACCGTGGGCGAGCTCATGGCGGACCAGTTCCGCGTGGGCCTGGCCAGGCTGGCCCGAGGGGTGCGGGAGCGCATGGTCATGGGCTCCCCCGACACCCTCACCCCCGCCAAGCTGGTCAACAGCCGCCCCCTGGAGGCCGCCTTGCGGGAGTTTTTCAGCCGGAGCCAGCTCTCCCAGTTCAAGGACGAGACCAACCCCCTCTCCTCCCTGAGGCACAAAAGGCGCATTTCCGCCCTGGGCCCCGGGGGCCTTACCCGGGAGCGGGCGGGGTTTGACGTGCGCGACGTGCACCGCACCCACTACGGGCGCATCTGCCCGGTGGAGACGCCGGAAGGGGCCAACATCGGCCTCATCACCTCCCTGGCCGCCTACGCCCGGGTGGACGCCTTGGGCTTCATCCGCACCCCCTACCGCCGGGTCAAGAACGGCGTGGTCACGGAGGAGGTGGTCTACATGACCGCCTCCGAGGAGGACCGCTACACCATCGCCCAGGCCAACACCCCCCTCGAGGGCGACCGCATCGCCACCGACCGGGTGGTGGCCAGGCGCAGGGGGGAGCCCGTCATCGTGGCTCCGGAGGAGGTGGAGTTCATGGACGTCTCCCCCAAGCAGGTCTTCTCTCTCAACACCAACCTCATTCCCTTCCTGGAGCACGACGACGCCAACCGGGCCCTCATGGGCTCCAACATGCAGACCCAGGCCGTGCCCCTCATCCGGGCCCAGGCCCCGGTGGTCATGACGGGCCTGGAGGAGCGCGTGGTGCGGGACTCCCTGGCCGCCCTCTACGCCGAGGAGGACGGGGAGGTGGTCAAGGTGGACGGCACCAGGATCGCCGTCCGCTATGAGGACGGCCGCCTGGTGGAGCACCCTTTGCGCCGCTATGCCCGCTCCAACCAAGGCACCGCCTTCGACCAGCGGCCCCGGGTCAGGGTGGGCCAGCGGGTGAAGAAGGGGGACCTCCTGGCGGACGGCCCCGCCTCGGAAGAGGGCTTTCTGGCCCTGGGGCAGAACGTCCTGGTGGCCATCATGCCCTTTGACGGGTACAACTTTGAGGACGCCATCGTCATCAGCGAGGAGCTCCTCAAGCGGGACTTCTACACCTCCATCCACATTGAGCGCTACGAGATTGAGGCCCGGGACACCAAGCTGGGCCCCGAGCGTATTACCCGTGACATCCCCCACCTCTCCGAGGCCGCCCTTCGCGACCTGGACGAGGAGGGCATCGTCCGCATCGGGGCCGAGGTCAAGCCCGGCGACATCCTGGTGGGGCGCACCAGCTTCAAGGGCGAGCAGGAACCTTCCCCCGAGGAGCGCCTCCTGCGCTCCATCTTCGGGGAGAAGGCCAGGGACGTGAAGGACACCTCCCTGAGGGTCCCCCCCGGGGAAGGGGGGATCGTGGTGGGGCGCCTGCGCCTTAGGCGGGGCGATCCCGGGGTGGAGCTGAAGCCCGGGGTGCGGGAGGTGGTCCGGGTCTTCGTGGCCCAGAAGCGCAAGCTCCAGGTGGGGGACAAGCTGGCCAACCGCCACGGCAACAAGGGCGTGGTGGCCAAGATCCTCCCCGTGGAGGACATGCCCCACCTGCCCGACGGCACCCCCGTGGACGTGATCCTGAACCCCCTGGGCGTGCCCAGCCGGATGAACCTGGGCCAGATCCTGGAGACCCACCTGGGCCTGGCGGGCTACTTCCTGGGCCAGCGCTACATCTCCCCCGTCTTTGACGGGGCCACGGAGCCCGAGATCAAGGAGCTTCTGGCCGAGGCCTTCAACCTCTACTTCGGCAAGCGCCAGGGCGAGGGCTTCGGCGTGGACAAGCGGGAGAAGGAGGTCCTGGCCCGGGCGGAGAAGCTGGGCCTGGTTTCCCCGGGCAAGAGCCCCGAGGAGCAACTCAAAGAGCTCTTCGTCCAGGGCAAGGTGGTCCTCTACGATGGCCGCACGGGGGAGCCCTTTGAGGGGCCCATCGTGGTGGGGCAGATGTTCATCATGAAGCTCTACCACATGGTGGAGGACAAGATGCACGCCCGCTCCACTGGCCCCTACTCCCTCATCACCCAGCAGCCTCTGGGCGGCAAGGCCCAGTTCGGCGGCCAGCGCTTCGGGGAGATGGAGGTGTGGGCCCTCGAGGCCTACGGGGCCGCCCACACCCTGCAGGAGATGCTGACCATCAAGTCCGACGACATTGAGGGCAGGAACGCCGCCTACGAGGCCATCATCAAGGGCGAGGACGTGCCCGAGCCCAGCGTGCCCGAGTCCTTCCGCGTGCTGGTGAAGGAGCTTCAGGCCCTGGCCCTGGACGTGCAGACCCTGGACGAGAAGGACAACCCCGTGGACATTTTTGAGGGCCTGGCCTCCAAGAGGTGA